Below is a window of Tolypothrix bouteillei VB521301 DNA.
TCATGTCGGGGAGAGGCTCAAGTAGCCCACTATGGAATGAAACTGATAAAAAAACAGGTGGAAGATAATGCCCATCGCAGCTTAATCTTTCCACCTTATGATTACCGAACACAACTAAGCAGTTAAAATTAACGCTTCTCAGTTCCCTGATTGCCAGCACCTTCAGTAATTTGGTCGCTGTCTCCAGATTCAGGAACCGCAGAGGGCTTACCTTTGCTTTGCACATCCATACCAGTGTGGCGTGCTTCTTCATCAATAGGAGTTTGGTATCCACCAGAAGCTTCTGGTACTTGAGCGTCGTTTTTTACTTTTTCATTCTCTGGATTAGCCATAACGTGACTCCGATTTATTTAACGTTGGCACTATTCTATGAAGCTTGGCAGTGCAAATTCTTCTGTCTCAGATGTCATTTTTGTCGGTTATTTTATCTGTCTATGGGATTAATTTTAACTTGGCTGCGAGATTTTTCTCTAAAGCTTAGGCTGTCAACCGTATTTATACTAATGTGAAAAGTTAAATTATTAACATTATTGTAATTGCGATCGCAATCACCAGTGATTTATAGATACATATAAAAACATATATAGCAGTCCTAAATGAAATATAAGAATAAGAGTGAAGACTGCTAATAGCTCATAGCTAATAGCTAATAGCTAATTGCTTTTTGACCATTAGCAATTAGCTATTAGCAATCCAAATTTTTTACAAATGATTTAGGATTGCTATATATATAAAGTAAGTATTTTAAGAAAGACAGTTTTAGCAATGCGAATTTTACTAGTTGAAGATGATGAAGTTTTAGTAAATATTTTATTGCAGTGTCTAACAAAACAACTTTATGTAGTAGATACAGCAAAAGATGGAAGAATTGGTTGGGAGTACGCAGTCGGCGCAAATTATGACCTCATCTTAATGGATGTAGAATTACCAAAGCTAGACGGTATCTCTTTATGTCAGAAACTGCGTTCTCAAGGTTGTTTGACACCAATTTTGTTAATGACAGCGAGAGAAGCAAGCAGCGATCGCATTCGCGGATTAGACGCAGGTGCGGATGATTATCTCATCAAACCCTTAAATTTAGAGGAACTCCAAGCAAGAGTCAGAGCGCTATTACGTCGGGGAGAAGTTCCTCATACCCCAGTACTAGAAGTAGGAGTCTTACAGCTCAATCCAAGTAGTTGTCAGGTAACCTATGCTGGAAAAGAACTCGTACTCACACCTAAAGAATACAGCTTGCTAGAGCTATTTATGCGAAATCCTTCGCGAGTCTTCAGTCGGGGAAACATTATCGAACATCTCTGGACTTTTGACGATCCTCCACAAGAAGAAACCGTCAAATCCCATATCAAAGGTTTGCGACAAAAACTAAAAGTAGCTGGAGCAGTTGATTGGATTGAAAACGTTTACGGCTTGGGCTATCGCATCAATCCAAAGGTTGTGGGGGGGGTAGAGGGGATAGGGGAGATGGGGGAGACAAGGGAGACAGGGGAGACAGAGATTGCGGTTCCTTGCTCCTTATCTCCTTCCGTCGAACAGCAATTTAACGAAGCAATGGGCGGTTTGTGGAAGCAGTATGAAGGGCTGATGGTGGAAAGGATGGAAGTTTTGCAGAAAGCCGCAGTTGCTGTTGCAGGTGGAACGCTTACAGTTGAGTTACACCAGTCAGCACAACAACAAGCCCACAAGCTTGCAGGTGTTCTGGGAATGTTTGAGCTAGAAACTGGTACTCAAATCGCAAGGCAAATTGAGGAATTGTTGGCGGAAAATAGTGAGTTGCTTTCACCCCAAAAACATCAACTGCGATCGCTCATCCAGCAGTTAACAGACTTATTAAATCTCAACCAACAACCCATCTCTCCTGTCTCTTCAATCCCCAATTCCCAATCTCCAAATCGCCTTCTACTCATCGACCCCAATACAAAATTTGGTTTGGAGTTACAACAACTAGCACAATCTGTAGGGATGGGATGGCAACAAGTAACAACTCTTAAGGAAGCGAAAACTTGGTTGCAGACAACATCACCAGACTTAGTAGTTCTCAGTATTGAGGAAGTAGGATGGCGGGATGAGAGTTTGGCATTGTTGCTAGACTTGGCAAAGCGAACTCCTCCCATACCATTTGTTGTACTTGCGACAGTAGATGCTTTAGTGGATAGAGTGACAGCAGCGCGTTCTGGAGCGCGAGGATTTTTAGTAAAACCAGTGACAGCAGAGCGAGTTTGGGATATCTCGTATCAAATATTACAACAGCATCAGTCTCAGGGGACAAATCTACTGGTTGTTGATGACGATCCAGTCATTCTAGCAACACTGCGTTCCATGCTGGAACCTTGGGGTATTTGGATGACCGGGTTAGAGAACCCACTTGATTTTTGGGAAGTGTTGCAAGCAACAAACCCCGATCTCCTGATATTAGATGTAGAGATGCCACATTTAAATGGTATAGAACTTTGCCAAGCTGTTCGCACTGACCTGAATTGGCAAGGATTACCAATTTTATTTTTAACGGCTCATCGAGATTTAGAAACGGTGCAACAAGTGTTTGCGGCTGGAGCAGATGATTATGTGGTTAAACCTGTTGTGGGTGCAGAACTTATGGCTAGAATTACCAATCGCCTGGAACGCGCTCGCCTGCTTCAGTCTTTTTCAAGCAAAGATCCGCTGACCGGGCTGGCAAATCAATTTCAGTCTAGCCGCGATCTCAATAACCTGATCGATCGCGCAAGAGTTAATTGCCATCTTGTTTGTCTGGTGTTACTGAGTGTAACAGAATTACATCAAATTAATATCCAGTACGGTCATGAAGCCGGAAACCAGGTAATACAACGGTGGAGCCGCTATTTACAATCTGCATTTCGAGGTGGCGAAGCGATCGGTTATTGGGGTCATGGAGAATTTGTAGTGGGGATATCTGGAATGACAAAAGAAGAAGCTAGCGATCGCCTCTGTGACATTTTGACAGATCTTCGCCAGCAAATATTTATAACACCAGAGGGAATTCGCTACCAAGCTATCTGCCATTTTGCGGTTGTTGAGTATCCTAATGATGGATTGACAGTGCGATCGCTTTATCAAGTTGCTAGTTTGAAAATAGGGGTTAGGAGCTAGGAAAGACTTGGAAGTTGATGCTGAAAAATTAATTCAATTCATTGAGAAAATTCCTCACACCCATCTTGCTTTAAAAAAAGAATTAACACGGTTGTGCATAACTTCTATTTTGACAAAATTCTGAAACTAGCGGCAGAGGTCAATCAAAAATACTGTTTTACCACCAACTGCATTGTGTTGTAGTATACGGCAGAACCGTATTGGGAACTACATTTTTTTGACCTTTAAATTCCCTTCCGTAATAACCGTCATCAAAACCGCGTGCAAATTCACCCCCAGCAGTACGAGATTTATACGCATTGCCTTTTCTAGAACTTTGTTGTCCTTGGCGGTATCCATCAGCATAAGCTTGAGGATGATAAGCGGGATCTTCGTCTACTTGCCATTGAGTGACAGGGTAGCAGTAGCTGATTGATTCTCTGTACCTGGGATAGCGATGATAACGGTAATAGCGTCCGTGGTCTGCTTCAGCCGCTTCATTGTTCAGTAAAAATCCAGTTGTAGTGGCTAAAGTTAATAGACTGGCAATAATAATTTTTTTCATTCTGACCTCCGTTGGAAGCCCTACGAGCACCAAACACAAAGTAAAGGGAGGAGTTTACAACTTTAAAGAACTCTCCTTATTTTTAAGATAGCGCTTATAGTTGTTCTGTAACATCACCTAAAAGTGTGGCTGGTTGGGTTTTATAGTAGTGAAATCCCCCTAAAGTTAAGGGAAGGATTTGAGAGAGTTTAAGACTTGTGACAGTGTATTCCGCATAATAAGTAAGTTTAGGCTGATGGTATATTTATAAGACTGAGGAAACAACTATGCCTGGTGGTCATGCCAATCACAAAGGAAGTGCTGATAAACCTAACGTTAATGCAAACGGTCAAATTAACTTATCAGCAGCCGATAAATCATCAGATCCTGAAGATATTTTGCAAGAAGGCGTTTTAACAACTGAGACAATCAGAACTGACGAATTTGTTGATTATCCTCCTGCTCTTGAGCGCCCCGATCGGAAACCTCAAAAAGACGAAGAGTAAACGCGATCGTGTACTGGAACTGCAAGAGCCCCGGCTTCTTTTAGGAGAAGTCGGGGATTTGAGCAACCGGAACATCATAATTTGGAAAAAATATCGGGCGATTGGAAATCACGGCTATACAAACTAAGCCCATGTAGGTGAACTTAGTTTGTATAGCTTTAGAATAGAATTCTGGAGGCAAATTACTGCACCAAAGTTAACTTTATCTGATGGAAAAGTATCCTAACAGCAATTTTAAGCTACTTTATTACTGAGAATCCTTAGTTTGAGTAGGTCATTGGCTGTCATGCTGCCATAAACATAAAATGTGTCCATCAGGTGCTACAAATCAAGAAAAAAAGCAAGACCTTTTCCTAGTATGCGGGCTCAAAGGTTTAGGGCAACATTGTGTCGCAGTCCTCAAAAAGTATGATGTTAAAGTCAGCGCCATTGACGATATAGAGCCCGAACATTGGGAAGTCTCAGAACTATCCAGCTTGCTGGAAAACTTGATCGTAGGAGACTGTCGCCA
It encodes the following:
- a CDS encoding response regulator translates to MRILLVEDDEVLVNILLQCLTKQLYVVDTAKDGRIGWEYAVGANYDLILMDVELPKLDGISLCQKLRSQGCLTPILLMTAREASSDRIRGLDAGADDYLIKPLNLEELQARVRALLRRGEVPHTPVLEVGVLQLNPSSCQVTYAGKELVLTPKEYSLLELFMRNPSRVFSRGNIIEHLWTFDDPPQEETVKSHIKGLRQKLKVAGAVDWIENVYGLGYRINPKVVGGVEGIGEMGETRETGETEIAVPCSLSPSVEQQFNEAMGGLWKQYEGLMVERMEVLQKAAVAVAGGTLTVELHQSAQQQAHKLAGVLGMFELETGTQIARQIEELLAENSELLSPQKHQLRSLIQQLTDLLNLNQQPISPVSSIPNSQSPNRLLLIDPNTKFGLELQQLAQSVGMGWQQVTTLKEAKTWLQTTSPDLVVLSIEEVGWRDESLALLLDLAKRTPPIPFVVLATVDALVDRVTAARSGARGFLVKPVTAERVWDISYQILQQHQSQGTNLLVVDDDPVILATLRSMLEPWGIWMTGLENPLDFWEVLQATNPDLLILDVEMPHLNGIELCQAVRTDLNWQGLPILFLTAHRDLETVQQVFAAGADDYVVKPVVGAELMARITNRLERARLLQSFSSKDPLTGLANQFQSSRDLNNLIDRARVNCHLVCLVLLSVTELHQINIQYGHEAGNQVIQRWSRYLQSAFRGGEAIGYWGHGEFVVGISGMTKEEASDRLCDILTDLRQQIFITPEGIRYQAICHFAVVEYPNDGLTVRSLYQVASLKIGVRS